The Dyadobacter sp. 676 DNA window GACAACGCTGGACACCGACCCGCCCAGCACTTTACGAACTCCGATCTCTTTTACGCGTTGTTCGGTAGTAAAAGTGGCAAGTCCGAACAGGCCGAGGCAGGCAATCAGAATTGTGAGGGCCGAAAACGCCGTGCATATCCTGCCACGCAGTTCATCGGCGTGATACGCCGTCTGGAAATCCTGGTCGAGGAAGCGGTATTCAAATAGCTTGTCGGGATAAACCTGCTGCCATTTCTGGCCGATGTAAGCAAGTGTTTCCGCAGTGTGTTGTGTTCGGATCTTGACATGGATAACGCCATTTCCCCGGCGGTAGATCATAATCAGCGGCTCGATCGGATTGTAGAGCGACTGCTGGTGAAAATCGCGGACGACCCCTACCACCTGTGTGGTCGGCGGCGGATTTTTGCCGTCGGCCGGAACTGTGCCCAGCATGACCTTTTTTCCCAGCGGTTCTTTCCAGTTCATTCGCTTCACCGCCGCTTCATTAATCAGCACGCTATTGGCTGTATCTGCCGGAAGCTCGCTCGAAAAATTCCGGCCGGCTACCAGTTTCATACCCATGGTTTTCAGGTATTGGTCGTCAATCAACGTCGGTTTGAAAGCCATTTCTTTCATGCCCGTATTGGACTCTACGGTGAAGATCACCCGGCCGCCGATATTGCTTACCGGCGCCGATGCGGACGCCACCCGCTCGATATTCGGGTTTTCCAGCAACAATTGGCGGAAGGCATTGTATTTCTCGGGCGATTGCTGGTCCTGGAAATCGATAGTTAGCACTTGTGAGCGGTCATAGCCCAGATCTTTATCCCTCATATAATTGAGCTGGCGGTAAACCACCCAGGTGCAAATCAGCATGATCAGCGAAATGGAAAACTGTGTCACTACCAGCGCCTTCCTGAAAAAACCGCCGCCTTTCGCCTTAAAAGTACCTTTCAGGACTTGCGCGGGTTCGAAAGCCGATAAATAAAATGCCGGATAGCTGCCGCTTATGAGCCCGGTGAACAGCACGATGCCCAGCGCGATCGATACGAACCGGGGACTGAGCAATTGCATGTAGCTGATCGCTTTGCCAGACACATTATTAAAGAATGGCAAGAGCAGCGCTACCAGCAGGAGGCTTAAAATGAGCGAAATGCTTGCGATTAATATCGATTCAGTCAGAAACTGCCGTACCAGCGCACCTTTCAGCGAGCCCATTACTTTGCGCA harbors:
- a CDS encoding ABC transporter permease: MKKASRIYRIVSYIREPDKINKWVSTQPPLVKTLKQDYPFVENYVRFFPNGRTMFRQGERRFYEEDIYAADSTVFDVFTHHFVEGDPRIALRQPGSIVLTKRVAERFFGHTPALGQVLQTNDTTSYKVTGVIYDVPKNSHFTFNALVSLDRNQRNADGWGGFYINSYILVSPGADLKKLEAGFPQLYEKYMSGIFKRMGIHITYQLQPLTRIHLYSKFDGESNGDIGYVYTFTAVAFFMLLIASINYMNLATAQSARRAREVGLRKVMGSLKGALVRQFLTESILIASISLILSLLLVALLLPFFNNVSGKAISYMQLLSPRFVSIALGIVLFTGLISGSYPAFYLSAFEPAQVLKGTFKAKGGGFFRKALVVTQFSISLIMLICTWVVYRQLNYMRDKDLGYDRSQVLTIDFQDQQSPEKYNAFRQLLLENPNIERVASASAPVSNIGGRVIFTVESNTGMKEMAFKPTLIDDQYLKTMGMKLVAGRNFSSELPADTANSVLINEAAVKRMNWKEPLGKKVMLGTVPADGKNPPPTTQVVGVVRDFHQQSLYNPIEPLIMIYRRGNGVIHVKIRTQHTAETLAYIGQKWQQVYPDKLFEYRFLDQDFQTAYHADELRGRICTAFSALTILIACLGLFGLATFTTEQRVKEIGVRKVLGGSVSSVVILLSKDFTRLVLFSFPIAVPVAWFVMNKWLQSFPYKTNMSIWIFVASCAATLLVCWLTVIYQSLKAALTNPVKSLRSE